The Chitinophagales bacterium genome window below encodes:
- a CDS encoding lipoate--protein ligase, whose translation METQQLNLIISTRSNPFFNLSLEKWALENLEVENTDFLLLYINEPCVVVGRNQNIFEEVDIAYCLKNNIQICRRISGGGTVFHDKGNLNWAFITKNDIKKVNNYTWAVKPLFSILKKIGLSPYLTQRNAIEIDGYKISGQAQFTNKKAIISHGTLLVNSHLEFMQKAIESPLELSIKSKASKSVRSKVKNVSELLEKSNITALELLEMFKEVGKIYPLNFNEIDSSFFQSEEWIYNRSPKFSLKYKMNNEDFILQVEKGKIVSILNKKGLPIIDSPYKNMNFLAFLTR comes from the coding sequence ATAGAAACTCAACAATTAAATTTAATAATTTCTACCCGTTCCAATCCGTTTTTTAATTTATCGCTTGAAAAATGGGCATTAGAAAATTTAGAGGTAGAAAACACCGATTTTTTATTGCTGTACATTAATGAACCCTGCGTAGTAGTAGGACGAAATCAAAATATTTTTGAAGAAGTAGATATTGCTTACTGCCTTAAAAATAATATACAAATATGTAGGAGAATTAGTGGAGGAGGCACCGTATTTCACGATAAAGGAAATTTGAATTGGGCTTTTATTACTAAAAACGATATTAAAAAAGTGAATAATTATACTTGGGCAGTAAAGCCACTTTTTAGCATCTTAAAAAAAATAGGATTAAGCCCATATTTAACCCAAAGAAATGCCATAGAAATAGATGGTTATAAAATAAGTGGGCAGGCACAGTTTACTAATAAAAAAGCTATAATAAGCCATGGAACGCTACTGGTAAATTCTCATCTTGAGTTTATGCAAAAAGCTATTGAAAGCCCTTTGGAGTTAAGTATAAAATCTAAAGCTTCTAAATCTGTGAGAAGTAAGGTGAAAAACGTATCTGAATTATTGGAAAAATCAAATATTACTGCACTTGAATTATTAGAAATGTTTAAGGAAGTAGGCAAAATATATCCATTAAATTTCAATGAAATTGATTCAAGCTTTTTTCAAAGTGAGGAATGGATTTACAATCGTTCGCCTAAATTTAGCCTAAAGTATAAAATGAATAATGAAGATTTTATTTTGCAAGTAGAGAAAGGAAAAATAGTAAGTATTTTAAATAAAAAAGGACTACCAATAATTGATAGTCCTTATAAAAATATGAATTTTTTAGCGTTTTTAACTCGCTAA
- a CDS encoding DUF1571 domain-containing protein — protein sequence MKKTTLLLVLFISSLTLKAQDAATVINKMISAVSAGKTYEYTLNEVERINGKNIYNTIFTKVQENPKKIYLHNIKGENEGVEVLYVQGERGNKALVNKMFGIKLSPFNSLIRKNNHHTVLESGFGLVLKSIKGAKQRAIQEGRFNEVFQLAGSVTFDGQSCYKIIITDPTFTYVDYTIKSGETLYSISMDKAINEQLIVEKNGFSNFNSGSAGQTIKIPSSYAKKSILYINKSTFFPVYQEMHDDKGMFEKYEFLGLKVNPTFTTVDFSEDNPKYNF from the coding sequence ATGAAAAAAACCACCTTATTATTAGTTCTATTTATTTCTTCGTTAACACTTAAAGCTCAAGATGCAGCTACGGTTATTAATAAAATGATATCTGCCGTAAGTGCAGGCAAAACCTACGAATACACCTTAAATGAGGTGGAACGCATAAATGGGAAAAATATTTATAACACCATATTTACCAAAGTTCAAGAAAATCCTAAAAAAATATACCTGCATAATATAAAAGGCGAAAATGAAGGTGTTGAAGTTTTATATGTTCAGGGCGAAAGAGGCAATAAAGCATTGGTAAATAAAATGTTTGGAATTAAGCTAAGTCCTTTTAACAGCTTAATAAGAAAAAATAACCACCACACAGTGTTAGAAAGTGGTTTTGGTTTAGTTTTAAAATCAATAAAAGGTGCTAAGCAAAGAGCCATTCAAGAAGGGCGTTTTAATGAAGTTTTTCAGCTTGCCGGTTCAGTAACGTTTGACGGTCAGTCTTGCTATAAAATAATTATAACCGACCCAACTTTTACTTATGTAGATTATACCATTAAAAGTGGAGAAACTTTATACAGTATTTCTATGGATAAAGCTATTAACGAACAATTAATAGTAGAAAAGAATGGATTTAGTAATTTTAATAGTGGTAGTGCAGGGCAAACTATAAAGATTCCTTCTTCTTATGCAAAAAAATCTATACTATATATAAACAAAAGTACTTTTTTTCCCGTATACCAAGAAATGCATGATGACAAAGGCATGTTTGAAAAGTATGAATTTTTGGGCTTAAAGGTAAATCCAACCTTTACAACTGTAGATTTTAGTGAGGATAATCCAAAGTATAATTTTTAA
- a CDS encoding histidine phosphatase family protein, translating into MVKNIFIIRHAEANSATKAMINDIDRTLSADGIKDATKMGECLKNKNVKFDKIITSSASRAVHTGVIIARQTGFDVKVISVCEELYLASVDKIIEKLQNSEEKYTTVGLVAHNPGVTEFAYLTEQFINVKTCGVLHYQTDIENWKDLKIGDLNFKSYICSEVLSV; encoded by the coding sequence ATGGTTAAAAACATTTTTATAATAAGACACGCTGAAGCCAACTCAGCCACAAAAGCTATGATAAACGACATAGATAGAACGCTTAGTGCTGACGGAATTAAAGATGCAACAAAAATGGGCGAATGTCTTAAAAACAAAAATGTAAAATTTGATAAAATTATAACCAGCTCAGCTTCTCGGGCTGTACATACCGGAGTTATTATTGCTCGCCAAACGGGGTTTGATGTTAAAGTAATTTCTGTTTGCGAAGAATTATATTTGGCTTCGGTAGATAAAATAATTGAAAAACTACAAAATAGCGAAGAGAAATACACTACTGTAGGCTTGGTGGCTCATAATCCCGGAGTAACGGAGTTTGCCTATTTAACAGAGCAATTTATAAATGTAAAAACCTGTGGCGTTTTACACTACCAAACTGATATAGAAAACTGGAAAGATTTAAAAATAGGAGATCTAAACTTTAAGTCTTATATCTGCTCAGAAGTACTTAGTGTTTAA
- the bshC gene encoding bacillithiol biosynthesis cysteine-adding enzyme BshC, translated as MDLYKKIDLKTIELLPKLVEDYIYQNEKTTDLAQFKPNLKEIEKVIELKKDFSNRNELFNALKNQYQGFSLSTKTANNLNLIQENNTYTICVAHQLCLFTGPSYFIYKILSAIKMAKILKEKYPQHNFVPVYWMGSEDHDFEEINHCYVYGKKIEWQNDEEGAVGRMSLKGMEKAIAQLEEILGNSDAERAVLNEIKTFFTHKNVSYGKAFQQWIMHLFKDFGLLVIDQDDKMLKKCFASVMQKDIEENASMRALKNTLEYLSTNYHVQATPRDINLFYFNENKRERIEALNGGFQLVESKKYFTKEEILAELNSNPENFSPNVILRPLYQETVLPNVVFMGGPGEVSYWMELKEVFNFNKIVPPIILLRDMALTLPQRDLLRLEEWNVSTEDIFGDYNSIAKRLVKQFSDNELNLNTEKNDLLKLFSTIKEKVKLIDKNLEKSVNAEEQKTINSFSNLEDKILRAEKKQHETTLSQLEKVKDKVFPNGTLQERHDNFLPLYTRLGKTFFEDLLKEFNSFEKEIYIFKH; from the coding sequence ATGGATTTATACAAAAAGATAGACTTAAAAACTATAGAATTATTACCAAAATTAGTTGAAGATTACATTTATCAAAATGAAAAAACAACAGATTTAGCTCAGTTTAAGCCAAATTTAAAAGAAATAGAAAAAGTAATAGAGCTAAAAAAAGATTTTTCAAATAGAAATGAGCTATTTAATGCCCTTAAAAATCAGTATCAAGGTTTTAGTTTAAGTACAAAAACAGCAAACAACCTCAATTTAATACAAGAAAACAACACTTACACTATATGTGTGGCACATCAATTATGCTTATTTACAGGGCCAAGCTATTTTATTTATAAAATACTAAGTGCCATTAAAATGGCTAAAATACTTAAAGAAAAATACCCTCAGCATAATTTTGTGCCTGTGTATTGGATGGGAAGCGAAGACCATGATTTTGAAGAAATAAACCACTGCTATGTTTATGGCAAAAAAATAGAGTGGCAAAATGATGAAGAAGGAGCTGTGGGCAGAATGAGCCTAAAAGGCATGGAAAAAGCAATAGCTCAACTGGAAGAAATATTGGGAAATAGTGATGCAGAACGAGCCGTGCTAAACGAAATAAAAACTTTTTTTACTCATAAAAATGTTAGCTACGGAAAAGCATTTCAGCAGTGGATAATGCACTTGTTTAAAGATTTTGGTCTTTTAGTAATAGACCAAGACGATAAAATGCTAAAGAAATGTTTTGCTTCTGTAATGCAAAAAGATATTGAAGAAAATGCTTCCATGCGGGCTTTAAAAAACACCTTAGAGTATCTGAGTACAAACTACCACGTGCAAGCCACTCCGCGAGATATAAACCTATTTTATTTTAACGAAAACAAAAGAGAAAGAATAGAAGCCTTAAACGGAGGTTTTCAGCTTGTGGAAAGCAAAAAATATTTTACTAAAGAAGAAATTTTAGCTGAATTAAATTCTAATCCGGAAAATTTTAGTCCCAATGTAATTTTGCGTCCTTTGTATCAAGAAACTGTACTGCCTAATGTTGTTTTTATGGGCGGACCGGGAGAGGTTTCGTATTGGATGGAGCTTAAAGAGGTTTTTAATTTTAATAAAATTGTACCGCCTATTATTTTGTTGCGAGATATGGCTTTAACATTACCGCAAAGAGATTTGCTTCGTTTAGAAGAATGGAATGTGAGTACGGAAGATATTTTTGGAGATTATAATAGCATAGCTAAACGGTTGGTAAAACAGTTTTCGGACAATGAGCTTAATTTGAATACTGAAAAGAATGATTTACTAAAACTGTTTTCTACTATTAAAGAAAAAGTTAAATTAATAGACAAAAATTTAGAAAAGAGTGTAAATGCCGAAGAGCAAAAAACAATAAACTCATTTAGCAATTTAGAAGATAAAATACTACGTGCCGAAAAAAAACAACATGAAACTACTTTAAGTCAACTTGAAAAAGTTAAGGATAAAGTTTTCCCAAATGGAACATTGCAAGAGAGGCACGACAATTTTCTACCTCTTTATACCCGATTGGGCAAAACTTTTTTTGAAGATTTATTAAAAGAATTTAATAGCTTTGAAAAAGAAATTTACATTTTTAAACACTAA
- the rimO gene encoding 30S ribosomal protein S12 methylthiotransferase RimO: MKTKTLKKNKVNIVTLGCSKNLVDSEVIMTQLRGNNINVTHESKVDDFNIVIVNTCGFIDKAKEESINTILDFADAKREGEIDKLYVTGCLSQRYKDNLEQEIPEVDAYYGTRDLPALLKTFKADYKHELVGERLLTTPRHYAYVKISEGCNRTCSFCAIPIMRGKHISKPIEELVTEVKNLVNKGVKEIMLIAQELTYYGLDIYKKRSLSTLLDTLCQIEGLHWIRLHYAYPTQFPMEIIETMARQPKICNYLDIPLQHASDNVLQRMRRKITNAQTRTLINDIRSILPEIAIRTTMLVGFPGETEKDIEELKSFIEEMKFERLGVFTYSHEEDTHGYKYEDDVPEEEKNRRANELMEVQQEISYELNQQKVGKTFKVLIDKKEGEHFVGRTEYDSPDVDNEVLIDATKQYVSIGDFVTVKITEATDFDLYGELL; the protein is encoded by the coding sequence ATGAAAACAAAGACACTTAAAAAAAATAAAGTCAATATTGTAACACTCGGTTGCTCTAAAAACTTAGTAGATAGCGAAGTGATAATGACACAACTGCGTGGCAACAACATAAATGTAACTCACGAAAGTAAAGTAGATGATTTTAACATAGTAATAGTTAATACCTGCGGTTTTATAGATAAAGCCAAAGAAGAATCTATAAATACTATTTTAGATTTTGCTGATGCCAAACGTGAAGGCGAAATAGATAAATTATACGTTACAGGCTGTTTATCGCAGCGTTATAAAGATAATTTAGAGCAAGAAATACCCGAAGTAGATGCCTACTACGGCACCAGAGATTTGCCCGCACTGCTTAAAACTTTTAAAGCAGACTATAAACATGAGCTTGTAGGCGAAAGACTGCTTACTACACCACGCCATTATGCTTACGTAAAAATTTCGGAAGGATGCAATAGAACTTGTTCTTTTTGTGCTATTCCTATAATGAGAGGCAAGCATATTTCTAAACCAATAGAAGAATTAGTTACTGAAGTTAAAAACTTGGTAAATAAAGGCGTAAAAGAAATAATGCTGATAGCACAAGAGCTTACCTACTATGGCTTAGATATTTATAAAAAAAGAAGTTTAAGTACTTTATTAGATACTTTGTGCCAAATAGAAGGTTTGCACTGGATAAGGCTACATTACGCTTATCCCACTCAATTTCCTATGGAGATTATAGAAACTATGGCTCGCCAACCCAAAATTTGCAATTATTTAGATATTCCTTTGCAACACGCCTCTGACAATGTGCTACAAAGAATGCGAAGAAAAATAACTAATGCTCAAACCCGAACGCTTATAAACGATATACGAAGTATTTTGCCGGAAATAGCTATAAGAACTACCATGCTTGTTGGTTTCCCGGGCGAAACAGAAAAAGATATAGAGGAACTTAAAAGTTTTATTGAAGAAATGAAATTTGAGCGTTTAGGCGTATTTACTTACTCTCATGAAGAAGATACCCATGGCTACAAATATGAAGATGACGTGCCCGAAGAAGAAAAAAACAGGCGGGCAAATGAGCTAATGGAAGTACAGCAAGAAATTTCTTATGAGCTAAACCAGCAGAAAGTGGGCAAAACTTTTAAAGTACTTATAGATAAAAAAGAGGGAGAGCATTTTGTAGGCAGAACAGAATACGACTCGCCAGATGTAGATAATGAGGTATTAATAGATGCCACCAAACAATATGTTTCTATTGGCGATTTTGTAACTGTAAAAATTACAGAAGCTACAGATTTTGATTTATACGGAGAATTATTATAA
- a CDS encoding acyl-CoA reductase, whose amino-acid sequence MQLIDYKIERLQELKTVLNKDNESLQTACKSAEIKNKWFTQTNIWQAINAIKIQFLDADKLRNWLNGYNIKPITKKVGIILAGNIPLVGFHDILCAFVLNAPTRVKLSSKDEVLMKFIIQELKRIDITWDAEIIEKLTDYDAVIGTGSNNTNRYFEYYFKKVSHLLRGNRHSIAVINGYETEKELDALADDIFQYFGLGCRNISFVFVPAHYDIKQLFPYFDKYKDYVNHNLYKDNYDYNRTLLLMNKNAHLANDFVIVKEDENIHSRLATVHYKFYENTEEVLDYILDNHKDIQTIVGSTTDEWKSIPFGKAQQPALNDYADNVDTLEFLLKL is encoded by the coding sequence ATGCAGTTAATAGATTACAAAATTGAAAGACTTCAAGAGCTTAAAACGGTTTTAAATAAAGACAATGAAAGCCTGCAAACGGCTTGCAAAAGTGCTGAAATTAAAAATAAATGGTTTACTCAAACCAATATTTGGCAGGCTATAAACGCTATTAAAATTCAATTTTTAGATGCGGATAAATTAAGAAATTGGTTAAATGGATATAATATTAAACCTATAACTAAAAAAGTAGGAATAATATTGGCAGGCAATATTCCATTAGTAGGATTTCATGATATTTTATGTGCTTTTGTGCTTAATGCTCCTACTCGGGTTAAGCTATCATCAAAAGATGAGGTTTTAATGAAATTTATTATTCAGGAGTTGAAAAGAATAGACATAACTTGGGATGCTGAAATAATAGAAAAACTTACCGATTATGATGCCGTTATAGGCACAGGAAGTAATAATACCAACCGATATTTTGAATATTATTTTAAAAAAGTATCCCATTTATTAAGGGGAAACAGGCATAGCATAGCCGTTATAAACGGCTATGAAACAGAAAAAGAATTAGACGCTTTAGCCGATGATATTTTTCAGTATTTTGGCTTAGGATGTAGAAATATTTCTTTTGTTTTTGTTCCTGCACATTACGATATAAAGCAGCTTTTTCCCTATTTTGACAAATATAAAGATTACGTAAATCATAATTTATACAAGGATAATTACGATTATAATAGAACTTTGCTATTAATGAATAAAAATGCTCATTTAGCCAACGATTTTGTGATAGTAAAAGAAGATGAAAACATACACAGCAGGCTGGCTACTGTGCATTACAAATTTTACGAAAATACCGAAGAAGTTTTAGATTATATTTTAGACAACCACAAAGACATACAAACCATAGTAGGTAGCACAACAGACGAGTGGAAAAGTATTCCTTTTGGCAAAGCACAGCAACCTGCTTTAAACGACTATGCCGATAATGTAGATACGCTTGAATTTTTGTTAAAGCTGTAA
- a CDS encoding DNA adenine methylase: MLDTLISIGDTLKEIRETKGFHLQEVAEKTAINYTSLSRIETGKRLPTKPQVQILASFYNYSENELIKQLISDKIIYEIQNEDLGIEGFYLAEEKIKYGNSLFNNYENLEKFGLHSRRYIGNKAKLTDWIIEIIQKETIGNNTFIDVFSGTASIAKEAMKSYKTVVLNDILFSNNIAYQAFFTKQKWDKEKIIEIINEYNTLNPKDIKGNYFSKNFGGKFYEHDISKIIGYIRQDIENKKDELNPKEYAILLTSLIYTIDRLANTVGHFDAYIKKPIAKRPLNFRLIQTEDFAGAKIYREDSNNLVRKLKGDIAYIDPPYNSRQYSRFYHVYENLVQWKKPKLYGVALKPEPENMSKYCTVKAKEAFKDLVRNLDVKYLAVSYNNTYKSKSKSSKNKIKYEEIVEILNSIGETKIFEQSHKYFNTGKTNFNDHKEFLFLTKKYD; this comes from the coding sequence ATGTTGGATACTTTAATTTCTATTGGCGATACATTAAAAGAAATAAGAGAAACTAAAGGTTTTCATTTACAAGAAGTTGCTGAGAAAACAGCAATAAATTATACTTCATTGAGTAGAATTGAAACAGGAAAAAGACTGCCAACAAAACCACAAGTACAAATTTTAGCTTCATTTTACAATTACAGCGAAAATGAATTAATTAAACAACTCATTAGTGATAAAATCATATACGAAATACAAAATGAAGATTTAGGAATAGAAGGGTTTTACCTTGCCGAAGAAAAAATTAAATATGGAAATTCACTTTTTAACAATTATGAAAATTTAGAAAAATTTGGTTTACACAGCAGAAGATACATTGGAAATAAAGCAAAATTAACTGATTGGATAATAGAAATTATTCAAAAAGAAACCATAGGAAATAACACTTTTATTGATGTTTTTTCAGGAACAGCAAGCATAGCAAAAGAAGCAATGAAAAGCTATAAAACAGTTGTTTTAAATGATATTTTATTTTCTAACAACATAGCATATCAAGCATTTTTTACTAAACAAAAGTGGGATAAAGAAAAAATAATTGAAATTATAAACGAATACAACACGTTAAATCCGAAAGATATTAAAGGAAATTATTTTTCTAAAAATTTTGGAGGTAAGTTTTATGAACACGATATTTCAAAAATAATAGGATACATTCGCCAAGATATTGAAAACAAAAAAGACGAACTAAACCCAAAGGAATATGCCATTCTTTTAACTTCGTTAATATATACCATTGACCGACTTGCCAATACAGTTGGGCATTTTGACGCATACATTAAAAAACCGATTGCAAAGCGACCCCTGAATTTTCGTTTAATTCAAACCGAAGATTTTGCAGGAGCAAAAATTTACCGAGAAGATTCCAATAATTTGGTTAGAAAATTAAAAGGCGACATTGCCTATATTGACCCCCCATACAATTCAAGACAGTACAGCAGATTTTATCATGTTTACGAAAATTTGGTACAATGGAAAAAGCCCAAACTTTACGGAGTTGCGTTAAAACCCGAGCCCGAAAATATGAGTAAATATTGTACGGTAAAAGCAAAAGAAGCTTTCAAAGATTTAGTCAGAAATTTGGACGTAAAATATTTAGCAGTTTCATACAACAATACTTACAAATCAAAAAGTAAATCTTCTAAAAACAAAATAAAATATGAGGAAATAGTTGAGATTTTAAACAGTATTGGAGAAACCAAAATATTTGAGCAATCGCACAAATATTTCAACACAGGAAAAACCAATTTTAACGACCACAAAGAGTTTTTATTTCTAACAAAAAAATATGACTAA
- a CDS encoding Dam family site-specific DNA-(adenine-N6)-methyltransferase, protein MTKYKKTYRSPLFYVGDKYKLYPKISKYFPKTINHFIEPFTGGGSVFLNVNANEYLLNDIDTNVINIHQFLIEQSKNPQVFFNNVFEIIQEYNLSHSYIKDIVSQELKEKWKKTYYAKFNKQGFNQLKSDYNSNSKKSVLHLYLLLIYGFNRMLRFNSKGEYNLPVGNVDFNKNTEIALNDYFRLTRQKNITFHNLDFLEFFQQIEFQEEDFVYLDPPYLITFSEYNKLWNEETEKRLLNFLEWLDTQNVKFAVSNVSHYKGKINHQFYEWSKQHNSFDIKSNYISYHDNSNKEFKEVLITNYEPEITTPTQKTINFKEFETVE, encoded by the coding sequence ATGACTAAATACAAAAAAACATATCGTTCGCCATTATTTTACGTTGGAGATAAATACAAACTTTACCCCAAAATCAGTAAATATTTCCCTAAAACGATAAATCATTTTATTGAGCCGTTTACGGGTGGCGGTTCTGTTTTTCTCAACGTAAATGCCAACGAATATTTATTAAATGATATTGATACAAACGTTATCAATATTCATCAGTTTTTAATTGAACAATCCAAAAATCCACAGGTATTTTTTAATAATGTTTTTGAGATTATTCAGGAATACAATTTATCACACTCTTACATCAAAGATATTGTTTCACAAGAACTAAAAGAAAAGTGGAAAAAAACCTATTACGCAAAATTTAACAAGCAAGGTTTTAATCAATTGAAATCAGACTACAATTCAAACAGCAAAAAAAGTGTTTTACATTTGTATTTGCTTTTGATTTATGGTTTTAACAGAATGTTGCGTTTTAATTCAAAAGGAGAGTATAATTTGCCTGTCGGCAATGTTGATTTCAATAAAAACACAGAAATTGCTTTAAATGATTATTTCCGTTTGACAAGACAGAAAAACATCACCTTTCATAATTTAGATTTTTTGGAGTTCTTTCAACAAATTGAATTTCAGGAAGAAGATTTTGTTTACCTTGACCCTCCTTATTTAATTACGTTTAGCGAATACAATAAACTTTGGAACGAAGAAACAGAAAAGCGATTGCTTAACTTTTTAGAATGGTTGGACACTCAAAATGTAAAATTTGCCGTTTCCAATGTTTCGCATTACAAGGGAAAAATCAATCATCAATTTTATGAGTGGAGCAAGCAACATAATTCTTTTGACATAAAAAGCAATTATATCAGTTATCATGACAATTCTAACAAAGAATTTAAAGAGGTTTTGATTACAAATTATGAACCTGAAATTACAACACCGACTCAAAAAACTATTAACTTTAAGGAATTTGAAACAGTAGAATAG
- a CDS encoding AlwI family type II restriction endonuclease has protein sequence MAKKEAKPKHLYFDTTIRNPVRNKHFLRIAYKYNGSVLTNELCETMIKDLVKEKVFYPQEALKIIDDKSLSDKFKSDDLITEKEAVKIINAWKPTHAEPGFRGSKKDPHWAARWFNYYKLSRTFGLIDFTAPGKAIRGKDCTNKFAKKFHVTELGKLLIDSIPENDDPRESEFTAKENIVYAHCLAKYKSSNPFMRRSIVNSPFPLLLKTLQLIEADSEMKSFIRIREIPIILLWDNNNPNELYKYIKKFREEIPENASHDKIEQYILKRTKFESWTDEKTIRSITDEYYRKISATGLIETTVFSIKLNKNQEKLIDYIIDSYLNLPTDIYSDESTYFSYASKIDKNILKFEREEIYASDNQLDNINSLLTWEEIKEELLKASSGKKSVLPPIKDVKASIRYEFFCALGVKKQFKNTKVQANCRTDSIGWPIGHARGQNGSNTGADIECFETKFNFIVEPTLRRDSSGQINEGVAISDHRNVMITKFGKETKIIFVAPKIHQRMIEFEKFLKFENDSVKVLYNQNTKEYLSNLEVLNSFEDLLK, from the coding sequence ATGGCTAAAAAAGAAGCAAAACCAAAACACCTTTATTTTGATACTACAATTAGAAATCCTGTTAGAAACAAACATTTTTTAAGGATAGCTTATAAATATAATGGCTCTGTTTTAACTAATGAGCTTTGCGAAACAATGATAAAAGATTTGGTTAAAGAAAAAGTTTTTTATCCTCAAGAAGCATTAAAAATTATTGACGATAAATCCCTTTCAGATAAATTTAAAAGCGATGATTTAATTACCGAAAAAGAAGCCGTAAAAATAATTAATGCATGGAAACCTACACATGCGGAGCCAGGGTTTAGAGGTTCAAAAAAAGATCCTCATTGGGCAGCAAGGTGGTTTAATTATTATAAATTAAGTAGAACTTTTGGATTAATTGATTTTACCGCTCCAGGTAAAGCTATTAGAGGTAAAGATTGCACTAATAAATTTGCTAAAAAGTTTCACGTAACAGAATTAGGCAAACTGTTAATTGATTCTATTCCAGAAAATGATGACCCAAGAGAATCTGAATTTACAGCTAAAGAAAATATTGTTTATGCTCATTGTTTAGCAAAATACAAATCTTCAAACCCTTTTATGAGAAGAAGTATTGTAAATTCTCCTTTTCCTTTGCTTTTAAAAACATTACAGCTAATAGAAGCTGACTCCGAAATGAAATCATTTATTAGGATTAGAGAAATACCCATTATTTTATTGTGGGACAATAACAATCCTAATGAACTATATAAATATATCAAAAAATTTAGAGAAGAAATTCCTGAAAACGCATCACACGATAAAATAGAGCAGTACATTTTAAAACGAACCAAATTTGAAAGTTGGACGGACGAAAAAACTATACGAAGTATTACTGATGAATATTATAGAAAAATATCTGCAACAGGCTTGATAGAAACTACTGTGTTTTCTATAAAATTGAATAAAAATCAAGAGAAGCTTATTGATTATATAATAGATTCATACTTAAATTTGCCTACGGATATATATTCTGATGAATCTACATATTTTTCATACGCCTCTAAAATTGATAAGAATATTTTAAAATTTGAAAGGGAAGAAATTTATGCCAGTGATAATCAATTGGATAATATCAATTCATTATTAACTTGGGAGGAGATAAAAGAAGAATTATTAAAGGCTTCATCGGGCAAAAAATCGGTACTTCCCCCTATTAAAGATGTAAAAGCATCTATTAGGTATGAATTTTTCTGTGCTTTAGGGGTAAAAAAACAATTTAAAAACACAAAAGTACAAGCTAATTGCAGGACAGATAGTATTGGTTGGCCAATTGGGCATGCAAGAGGTCAAAATGGTTCTAATACAGGAGCGGATATTGAGTGTTTTGAAACAAAATTTAATTTTATAGTTGAACCCACTTTAAGAAGAGATTCATCGGGTCAAATAAATGAAGGAGTGGCTATTTCAGACCATAGAAATGTTATGATAACAAAATTTGGGAAGGAAACTAAAATTATTTTTGTTGCTCCAAAAATACATCAAAGAATGATAGAATTTGAAAAGTTCTTAAAATTTGAAAATGATAGTGTAAAGGTTTTATACAATCAAAATACTAAAGAGTATTTGTCAAATTTAGAAGTACTAAACTCTTTTGAAGATTTATTGAAATAA
- a CDS encoding DUF2461 domain-containing protein — protein sequence MSKYFNQDFHDFFKELAANNTKDWMDENRKRYTKNIKEPFENFIKDLQTEVSKFDEEILVKPNDSIFRINRDIRFSKDKAPYKLDRSAIISKHGRKDKQYPGFYISISPQDTYIGGGAYFLENEALQKVRQEISYNLKEFDQLVNNKKFKQNFGEIKGEKAKRLAPEFQEDEKVQALIANKGFYYMKDLDANIIFKDDFLETIVEKYKTAKPFNDFLRRAIYH from the coding sequence ATGAGCAAATATTTCAATCAAGATTTCCACGATTTTTTTAAAGAATTGGCAGCCAATAATACAAAAGATTGGATGGACGAAAACAGAAAAAGATATACTAAAAATATTAAAGAGCCTTTTGAAAATTTTATAAAAGACTTACAAACTGAAGTAAGTAAATTTGATGAAGAAATATTAGTAAAACCTAATGATTCTATTTTTAGAATAAACCGAGATATACGTTTTAGCAAAGATAAAGCTCCTTATAAACTTGACCGTTCTGCCATAATTTCAAAACATGGAAGAAAAGACAAACAATATCCCGGGTTTTATATTTCCATATCGCCACAAGATACATATATAGGTGGTGGAGCTTATTTTTTAGAAAATGAAGCTCTACAAAAAGTGCGTCAAGAAATTTCTTATAACCTAAAAGAATTTGACCAACTGGTAAACAATAAAAAGTTTAAACAGAATTTTGGAGAAATTAAAGGCGAAAAAGCTAAAAGACTGGCTCCGGAGTTCCAAGAAGATGAAAAAGTACAAGCACTTATTGCCAATAAAGGTTTTTACTACATGAAAGATTTAGATGCTAATATTATTTTTAAAGATGATTTTTTAGAAACTATTGTAGAAAAATACAAAACAGCTAAACCATTTAACGATTTTTTAAGGAGAGCCATTTATCATTGA